In Dethiosulfovibrio salsuginis, one DNA window encodes the following:
- a CDS encoding Eco57I restriction-modification methylase domain-containing protein has product MQSKIEYAFRQIDQKRKVPWKSEEEVRIAWVSAIEEATGLILNAERGKKDASLNHVIVEFKAPGLFKGKKESPKFKEAMENRLLSYVIEESKKTGIPESDFIGVAIDGEHVCFAQVIGNQIQSQQLIPFSLYAVNMVIDAFISDKRKALTSENLLGDFGHTSANARGLMQSLSNGLADEIQGMENNKIKMLFEEWRTLYGQVADMSVLQSEAVSKELSFDWSGKEEDSLSARLFVIHTYNSILIKLLAAEIVSSHGLTSFDFPAQTMSAIQSDDKLVESLEYEIERSKIFEGAGIRGFVEESIFSWYLDVAKQEKEQGKLLLNGLRKILSVLSFYSLRQLFHTRDVLRDLYQGLVPGKLRQSLGEFYTPDWLVDFTLSKANSGSWLDKKVLDPTCGSGAFLISLIRKKIYEAKQKGWDKSKILNHLCSNVWGFDLNPLAVQTARVNFLIEISDLMKSCPGVDIELPVLLADAIYSPAQNPKGNQKVVEYKVGSQVAKLDIVIPSELALNRDRLEDVFSKMSEYVESGLDFDRAMEALIKCGGVQTEEASEWSGPLSCTYNQILELHRKKWNGIWFKIVRNFFWSANAGEFDCVVGNPPWVRWSKLPDSYRERVKPTCEEYGIFSSTKRHGGNELDISAIITYSVSDKWLKDDGLLAFVITGTLFKNPSSSGFRTFKLNPSQSDSAFIQPLHLDDFKRLKPFENVTNHAVVAVFQKTRDSVRYPVPYTVWDVRPGHKKAISSSIAIEDLIKTIEPKRKEAFPVGENGSPWATLNEGRFNSIKYLSSECDWTQGRKGITSDLNGVYFVPILQHNETLVEVKSRPGAGRKDIGAEKKQWVEPDLLYPLIKGAGDFEACYLKLNNPDYREERLYAFLPNDGISKESYQNCEERLNSKGLKKTKSWFQGFESLLRARSTYRRQMKDAPYQAVYNVGDYTFKPWKVLWPEMSSGFYAAVAGSYDMPLNGERVFIPDHKIYFASFDDKESAYYLCGLLNAKTVREWLDSHNVSIQVANIFKHLSLPKFDSRETDHLELSCLVEKAHGVHDREARYKVLDEAFVVAEKILTKMSLEFVENKKQKS; this is encoded by the coding sequence ATGCAAAGCAAAATAGAATACGCTTTTAGACAGATAGATCAAAAGCGAAAGGTTCCCTGGAAAAGCGAAGAGGAGGTTAGGATAGCTTGGGTAAGTGCCATTGAAGAGGCAACAGGGCTTATACTCAACGCGGAGAGAGGCAAAAAGGACGCTAGCCTCAATCATGTTATAGTCGAATTTAAGGCCCCAGGGCTGTTTAAAGGGAAAAAAGAGAGCCCCAAGTTTAAGGAAGCGATGGAGAACAGGTTGCTCTCTTACGTTATAGAGGAATCGAAAAAAACAGGTATTCCAGAATCGGATTTCATCGGTGTCGCTATTGATGGAGAGCATGTCTGTTTTGCTCAAGTCATCGGTAATCAAATACAGTCTCAACAACTTATTCCGTTTTCTCTGTACGCCGTTAACATGGTTATTGACGCGTTTATCTCTGACAAGAGAAAGGCTCTGACTAGCGAAAATCTATTAGGTGACTTTGGACACACTTCGGCTAACGCAAGGGGCTTGATGCAAAGTCTGTCTAACGGCTTGGCTGATGAAATACAGGGAATGGAAAACAACAAAATCAAGATGTTGTTTGAGGAGTGGCGAACGCTTTACGGCCAGGTCGCCGATATGTCGGTTCTGCAATCTGAAGCGGTATCAAAGGAACTTTCTTTTGATTGGTCTGGCAAAGAAGAGGATTCGTTGTCCGCACGTCTATTCGTTATTCATACGTATAATTCCATATTGATAAAGCTACTCGCCGCTGAGATTGTGTCGTCTCATGGATTAACCTCTTTTGACTTCCCAGCCCAGACAATGTCCGCCATACAGAGCGACGATAAGCTCGTTGAATCGTTGGAATACGAGATAGAACGATCGAAGATTTTTGAGGGGGCAGGCATCAGAGGATTTGTCGAGGAGTCTATTTTTAGCTGGTATTTAGACGTGGCAAAACAGGAGAAGGAACAGGGCAAACTCCTTTTAAATGGCTTGAGAAAAATCTTGTCCGTGTTGTCGTTTTATAGCTTGAGACAGCTTTTTCACACGAGAGACGTTTTAAGAGATTTGTATCAGGGGCTTGTTCCGGGAAAGCTCCGCCAGTCTCTTGGTGAGTTTTATACACCTGACTGGTTGGTGGATTTTACCCTGTCAAAGGCTAATAGCGGTTCTTGGCTCGATAAAAAAGTTCTTGATCCTACCTGCGGATCTGGTGCATTCTTAATATCCTTGATCCGTAAGAAAATATACGAGGCGAAACAAAAAGGCTGGGATAAGTCTAAAATTCTTAACCATCTTTGCTCCAACGTATGGGGTTTTGATTTGAACCCCCTTGCTGTTCAGACAGCTCGGGTAAACTTTCTTATAGAAATTTCTGATTTGATGAAGTCCTGTCCTGGCGTAGATATTGAGCTACCGGTGTTGCTTGCGGATGCGATTTACTCTCCCGCTCAAAACCCGAAAGGGAATCAAAAAGTGGTGGAGTACAAAGTAGGCAGCCAAGTGGCCAAGTTGGATATAGTGATACCCTCTGAGCTTGCGCTAAATCGTGATCGTCTTGAGGACGTTTTTTCAAAAATGTCTGAGTACGTCGAATCTGGCCTCGATTTTGACAGGGCTATGGAGGCCCTTATCAAGTGTGGCGGTGTTCAGACCGAAGAGGCGTCGGAATGGTCGGGCCCTTTGTCCTGTACCTATAACCAGATACTGGAGCTCCATCGTAAAAAATGGAACGGAATATGGTTTAAAATCGTTCGGAACTTCTTTTGGTCTGCAAATGCCGGTGAGTTTGACTGTGTCGTGGGAAACCCACCTTGGGTTCGTTGGTCAAAATTACCTGACTCCTACAGGGAAAGAGTGAAGCCCACTTGTGAAGAATATGGTATTTTCTCGAGCACCAAGCGTCACGGTGGTAACGAGCTGGACATCTCCGCTATAATCACCTATTCAGTATCTGATAAATGGTTGAAGGATGATGGCCTTCTTGCCTTTGTCATTACCGGCACTCTTTTTAAAAATCCTTCTTCCTCTGGGTTTAGAACTTTTAAACTTAATCCATCACAAAGTGATTCCGCTTTTATACAGCCTCTTCACCTTGATGATTTTAAGAGGTTAAAACCCTTTGAGAACGTTACAAACCATGCCGTTGTGGCGGTATTTCAAAAGACAAGAGACTCGGTTAGATATCCTGTGCCATACACGGTATGGGATGTGAGGCCTGGTCATAAAAAGGCTATCTCATCGTCAATTGCGATCGAGGACTTGATTAAGACTATTGAACCAAAACGAAAGGAGGCCTTTCCGGTAGGCGAAAACGGATCCCCTTGGGCAACTTTAAATGAGGGCCGTTTTAACTCAATAAAATACCTTTCCTCTGAGTGCGATTGGACTCAGGGAAGAAAAGGCATAACCTCCGATTTGAATGGCGTTTATTTTGTTCCTATCCTTCAACATAACGAAACCCTTGTGGAGGTAAAAAGCCGCCCAGGTGCTGGCAGAAAAGATATTGGGGCTGAAAAAAAACAGTGGGTCGAACCTGATTTGCTTTATCCCCTTATCAAGGGGGCTGGCGATTTCGAAGCTTGTTACTTGAAGTTAAATAACCCAGATTACAGGGAAGAGCGTCTGTACGCTTTTTTGCCTAACGACGGAATCTCAAAAGAATCTTATCAAAATTGTGAGGAGAGGCTGAATAGCAAAGGGCTCAAGAAGACAAAATCTTGGTTCCAGGGCTTTGAATCCTTATTGAGAGCGCGCTCAACTTACCGTAGGCAGATGAAGGACGCCCCTTATCAAGCCGTCTATAATGTAGGGGATTACACGTTTAAGCCTTGGAAGGTCCTTTGGCCTGAGATGTCCTCCGGTTTCTATGCCGCTGTTGCAGGTTCGTACGATATGCCCTTAAACGGTGAGCGAGTCTTTATTCCTGACCATAAAATTTATTTTGCTTCCTTCGATGATAAAGAGTCAGCTTACTACCTATGCGGGCTTCTTAATGCGAAAACAGTGAGAGAATGGCTGGATAGCCATAACGTCTCTATCCAGGTCGCTAATATATTCAAGCATCTTTCACTTCCAAAATTTGACTCTAGAGAGACTGACCATCTAGAGCTTTCGTGTTTAGTGGAAAAAGCTCATGGAGTTCATGACAGGGAGGCTCGTTACAAGGTATTAGATGAAGCTTTTGTTGTCGCTGAAAAAATCCTGACCAAGATGAGTCTCGAGTTTGTGGAGAATAAAAAACAAAAGAGCTAA
- a CDS encoding PAS domain-containing sensor histidine kinase, whose product MSFDTLSSAMARSVLYGLLIQRDGQILFANDKAARIVGLEGGEDLRGRPFARFVDKKDLPCFKEKLVQGMASHVIFSECRLIGVDGYRRSVDVEILPLSDDRVGQSLLVLMDLSVRKGIEHSHWESEKKHWELFNALSEGVVVHEIENGQEPGQISEVNDFFCMMIGRPRDELLASNMIDLVGQGDRSKARELYGDLLEKGKIDARLSLTRVDGKPLPVEISVRVVSLWDRPVALGVFRDLSSIFRLKGEMESLERRYRSFFSNLSDAFALYEVVRDEKGHPWMYRFSQVNRPYLDLLGLEEDEVLGKNVLDVAPDGDILMLPASYKVALSGKPMRFEHHSIIKNAFWTVSVFSPDRGYVAVVLCDVTSTRKLEAQGEVFERLETLGKTTAGVAHDFSNHLVGIMSYATSISRSSSDPSARVMASRVMDIASKANDLIKRLLAISQKGEISFHKVDLHEVIREAVELLAFGWDERFAIRLSLDSPSGEIVGNGSQIYNALSNLLINGTDFMPEGGIISVSTDLVQLEDPIPPSIQGDLAPGYYVKVSVADRGRGIAPRDLPRIFDPFFTTKPQGTGMGLPMVFATAQAHNGGIEVHSVPRKGTVFSLYFPIEGSVTLLSEQALEGNLSGDLAAFSEDPDPLGGLLRELELHRPKGAEEALVDLVRSGCLDEELASRIREHLGGYRFDLALKELQGSR is encoded by the coding sequence ATGTCTTTCGATACGCTCTCTTCCGCCATGGCTCGGTCGGTGCTCTACGGTCTGTTGATCCAGAGGGACGGCCAGATCCTGTTCGCCAACGATAAAGCGGCCAGGATAGTGGGGTTGGAGGGAGGGGAGGACCTTCGTGGCAGGCCCTTTGCCAGATTTGTCGACAAAAAGGATCTGCCTTGCTTTAAGGAAAAGCTGGTTCAGGGAATGGCCAGCCACGTGATATTCTCCGAGTGTCGCCTCATAGGTGTCGATGGCTATAGAAGGTCGGTGGACGTGGAGATCCTGCCTCTATCGGATGACCGTGTGGGCCAGTCTCTGTTGGTCTTAATGGACCTCTCGGTCAGAAAGGGCATAGAGCATTCCCACTGGGAGAGCGAGAAAAAACACTGGGAGCTTTTCAACGCCCTCTCCGAAGGTGTGGTGGTCCACGAGATCGAGAATGGACAGGAGCCAGGGCAGATCAGCGAGGTCAACGATTTTTTCTGCATGATGATCGGTCGCCCCAGAGATGAGTTGCTGGCCTCTAACATGATCGACCTAGTGGGCCAGGGCGACAGGAGCAAAGCGAGAGAGCTTTACGGAGATCTGCTGGAGAAGGGGAAAATTGACGCTAGGTTATCTCTCACCAGGGTGGACGGTAAACCTCTGCCGGTGGAGATATCCGTCCGGGTCGTATCCCTCTGGGACAGGCCTGTGGCCCTTGGAGTGTTCAGAGACCTGTCGTCTATCTTCCGACTGAAAGGTGAAATGGAGAGTCTTGAGAGGCGTTACAGGTCCTTTTTCTCCAACCTCTCCGACGCCTTTGCCCTCTACGAGGTGGTGAGGGACGAAAAGGGCCATCCCTGGATGTACCGGTTCTCTCAGGTAAATCGGCCCTATCTGGACCTTCTAGGCCTGGAGGAGGACGAGGTATTAGGTAAAAACGTCCTGGACGTAGCCCCTGACGGGGATATCCTGATGTTGCCCGCCTCCTACAAGGTCGCCCTCTCCGGCAAGCCGATGAGATTTGAACACCATTCGATTATCAAAAACGCCTTCTGGACGGTGTCGGTGTTCTCCCCTGACCGTGGCTACGTCGCGGTGGTCCTATGCGACGTAACGTCGACCAGAAAGCTCGAGGCTCAAGGGGAGGTCTTCGAGCGACTGGAGACTTTAGGCAAGACCACCGCCGGAGTCGCTCACGACTTCTCAAATCACCTGGTTGGGATTATGAGCTACGCTACTTCAATAAGCCGAAGTTCCTCCGACCCATCCGCCAGGGTCATGGCATCCAGGGTGATGGACATAGCATCTAAGGCCAACGACCTGATCAAAAGGCTGCTTGCCATATCCCAAAAAGGGGAGATATCCTTCCATAAGGTAGACCTTCACGAGGTAATAAGGGAGGCCGTAGAGCTTCTGGCTTTCGGCTGGGACGAGAGGTTTGCCATTAGGCTGTCTCTCGACTCTCCATCCGGGGAGATAGTGGGAAACGGAAGCCAGATATACAACGCCCTGTCCAATCTCCTCATCAACGGAACCGACTTTATGCCAGAAGGAGGGATAATCTCGGTGTCCACCGACCTGGTGCAGTTAGAGGATCCTATCCCCCCCTCCATCCAGGGGGATCTAGCCCCAGGGTACTACGTCAAGGTCTCCGTGGCCGATAGAGGCCGAGGTATCGCCCCTAGAGATCTTCCAAGGATATTCGACCCTTTTTTCACCACCAAGCCTCAGGGTACTGGAATGGGGTTGCCTATGGTTTTCGCCACCGCTCAGGCCCATAATGGAGGGATAGAGGTCCACAGCGTGCCCCGAAAGGGTACGGTGTTCTCACTGTACTTTCCCATAGAGGGCAGCGTCACCTTATTGTCCGAGCAGGCTTTGGAGGGCAATCTTTCAGGGGATCTTGCGGCGTTCTCCGAGGATCCCGACCCTTTAGGAGGGCTTCTGAGGGAGCTGGAGCTTCACAGGCCCAAAGGGGCGGAGGAAGCTCTGGTGGATCTGGTGAGGTCCGGTTGCTTGGACGAAGAACTGGCCTCCAGGATAAGGGAACATCTCGGAGGCTATCGCTTCGATCTCGCTTTAAAAGAATTACAGGGGAGCCGGTGA
- a CDS encoding sensor domain-containing diguanylate cyclase: protein MNNDIMLKALLENVSSCVFLLNDQIQVKEVNPSFESVFNTTMESVHDLLCGNAIRCSNALEEGVLCGRSSHCGDCELRKAFTEALTEGSSTTKKTLFMNVDVDGNRVERYFRFSVTPMDTDKGKSLVVVLDDFTDLKEAHLALERLATTDSLTGVANHGTVFTKLEEMCATSDHGGSPLSVFMADLDHFKKVNDTWGHKRGDQVLAIMAHTMAETVGSGGLVGRYGGEEFIAVLPGADLELATSTAEAVRENLEGTAFDIPELRCTASFGVAELRPGETATELVIRADQAMYQAKQQGRNRVIQAESPK, encoded by the coding sequence TTGAACAACGACATCATGTTAAAGGCACTTCTGGAAAACGTATCGTCCTGCGTTTTCCTGCTCAACGATCAGATACAGGTAAAGGAGGTCAACCCTTCCTTCGAGAGCGTCTTCAACACGACGATGGAATCGGTCCACGACCTGCTGTGTGGAAACGCCATCAGATGCAGCAACGCACTGGAGGAGGGGGTGCTATGCGGCAGGAGCTCCCATTGCGGGGATTGCGAACTTCGGAAGGCCTTTACGGAGGCCCTAACCGAAGGATCGTCCACTACGAAAAAAACCCTTTTCATGAACGTAGACGTGGACGGGAACAGGGTGGAGAGGTATTTCCGGTTCTCAGTCACACCTATGGACACCGACAAAGGGAAGTCTCTGGTGGTGGTCCTGGACGATTTTACCGACCTCAAAGAGGCCCATCTGGCCCTGGAGAGGCTGGCCACAACCGACAGCCTGACAGGGGTAGCCAACCACGGCACGGTGTTCACCAAGCTGGAGGAGATGTGCGCCACATCGGACCACGGCGGATCCCCTCTGTCGGTCTTTATGGCGGACCTGGATCACTTCAAAAAGGTCAACGACACCTGGGGACACAAAAGAGGGGACCAGGTCCTGGCCATAATGGCCCACACTATGGCGGAGACGGTAGGTTCCGGCGGGTTGGTGGGCCGATACGGCGGCGAGGAGTTTATAGCGGTGTTGCCGGGAGCGGACCTGGAGCTGGCGACCTCCACCGCCGAGGCGGTCAGAGAGAACCTTGAGGGTACCGCCTTCGATATTCCCGAGCTCCGTTGCACCGCAAGCTTCGGCGTGGCGGAGCTTAGGCCAGGCGAGACCGCCACCGAGCTGGTAATAAGGGCGGACCAGGCGATGTATCAGGCAAAACAGCAGGGCAGAAACAGGGTGATTCAGGCGGAAAGCCCAAAATGA
- a CDS encoding SH3 domain-containing C40 family peptidase, whose amino-acid sequence MRYPLKSTILLLWLALSSSAWALSGVDKIPQSPVFHASSLADLPIMTQEEQRERYDDFKEKFYSPWSQDKSRDGRAVIEWVFGKYGPNRTFGENLKPRSERWISDMKERSNLDQVDSVRSKAIALRPTSLRLMPTDSPVFLSPDLPGEGYPFDYLQNSLVHGGEPLYLSHLSRDGLWAWCDTSYASGWIKAVDLAEVDDLTAQRWMEMDLAAVVKEGTVLRDLRGKALFRAKVGAVLPVKRRGATTLELEVPTGEKGRAVGTAAKVSMEEVIPMPLAATPWKGAFLAEQVLDEPYGWGGFLYNRDCSATTRDLMAPFGIWLPRNSRAQAQTGKAISLEGMRAEDKKRTIVEKGVPFFTLLGQPGHVMLYIGSYRGEPLILHNMWGIRTEENGKEGRFVVGRSVISTLDVGSDLPNHSAGRLIVDRITSMKFP is encoded by the coding sequence ATGAGATACCCGCTAAAATCGACGATCCTGCTCCTATGGCTGGCCCTGTCGTCGTCGGCCTGGGCCCTGTCGGGAGTGGATAAAATACCTCAGTCTCCTGTCTTTCACGCTTCCTCTTTGGCGGACCTACCGATTATGACCCAGGAAGAGCAGAGGGAAAGGTACGACGATTTTAAGGAAAAGTTCTACTCCCCCTGGAGTCAGGACAAAAGCCGGGACGGCAGGGCGGTTATAGAGTGGGTGTTCGGTAAATACGGCCCCAACAGGACCTTCGGCGAAAACCTGAAGCCTAGGTCGGAGAGATGGATCTCCGACATGAAAGAACGTTCCAACCTGGACCAGGTGGACAGCGTAAGGTCAAAGGCGATAGCTCTCAGGCCGACCTCCCTCAGGCTAATGCCCACCGACTCGCCGGTATTTCTCTCCCCCGACTTACCGGGCGAAGGGTACCCTTTCGACTACCTCCAAAACAGCCTGGTCCACGGAGGAGAACCTCTGTATCTCTCCCACCTGTCCCGAGACGGCCTCTGGGCCTGGTGCGACACCTCCTACGCCTCGGGCTGGATAAAGGCGGTGGATCTGGCGGAGGTGGACGACCTCACCGCTCAGAGGTGGATGGAGATGGATCTGGCTGCGGTGGTAAAAGAAGGGACGGTGCTGAGAGATCTCCGAGGGAAGGCCCTCTTCCGGGCCAAGGTTGGGGCGGTGTTGCCCGTTAAAAGGCGAGGGGCGACCACCTTGGAGCTAGAGGTTCCCACAGGGGAAAAGGGCAGAGCCGTAGGCACCGCCGCCAAGGTCTCCATGGAGGAGGTTATACCTATGCCTTTGGCAGCTACCCCCTGGAAAGGGGCTTTTCTGGCGGAGCAGGTCCTGGACGAGCCTTACGGCTGGGGAGGATTTCTGTACAACCGGGACTGTAGCGCCACCACCAGAGACCTTATGGCCCCCTTCGGGATCTGGCTCCCTAGAAACTCGAGGGCCCAGGCCCAGACCGGGAAGGCCATATCCCTGGAGGGGATGAGAGCAGAGGACAAAAAAAGGACCATCGTCGAGAAAGGGGTGCCCTTTTTCACCCTCCTAGGGCAGCCGGGACACGTTATGCTCTACATAGGGTCCTACCGAGGAGAGCCACTTATACTTCACAATATGTGGGGAATCAGGACGGAGGAAAACGGAAAGGAAGGTCGTTTCGTGGTGGGCAGATCGGTCATATCCACCTTAGACGTAGGGTCGGACCTGCCGAACCACTCGGCTGGCAGGCTCATAGTTGACAGGATAACATCCATGAAATTTCCCTAA
- the rlmN gene encoding 23S rRNA (adenine(2503)-C(2))-methyltransferase RlmN, which yields MSEMTYGLDFNYDQWRSFTEELGEPAYRADQLCQWIYQKKIFDVNRMTNLSKPLREGLVDKLYVQPPFSAKVQTSQDKTVKFLWRFLDGNEVESVLMDHGNHHTACLSTQVGCPLRCDFCATGRQGFVRNLTAGEIVGHLLAMESWLGQDIKNVVFMGMGEPLLNWDNLKKAIEILNHPKMRGMGIRRMTISTAGVAPGILALAESGLDVGLSVSIHAPNDEIRSRLMPVNDRYPMGQVIDALKVYQKKTGSRITVEYVMLKKVNDETEHAYELAALLSDLDVYVNLIPYNPVIERYSRPSASRVAPFAAILRKLGLEVDVRKEKGADIDAACGQLRGRSE from the coding sequence ATGTCGGAAATGACCTATGGATTGGATTTTAACTACGATCAGTGGAGATCTTTTACGGAGGAGCTAGGGGAGCCTGCCTACAGGGCGGACCAGCTCTGCCAGTGGATCTATCAAAAAAAGATATTCGACGTCAACAGAATGACCAACCTTTCAAAGCCCCTCAGGGAGGGCCTTGTGGACAAGCTCTACGTCCAGCCACCTTTCTCCGCCAAGGTTCAGACCTCACAGGACAAGACGGTCAAGTTCCTGTGGCGTTTTCTGGACGGAAACGAGGTGGAATCGGTCCTGATGGACCACGGGAACCACCACACCGCCTGTCTATCCACCCAGGTGGGCTGTCCCCTGCGTTGCGACTTCTGCGCCACCGGCAGACAGGGCTTCGTCCGCAACCTCACCGCCGGAGAGATAGTGGGCCACCTTCTGGCCATGGAGTCCTGGTTAGGCCAGGACATAAAGAACGTGGTGTTTATGGGCATGGGCGAGCCTCTGCTCAACTGGGATAACCTTAAAAAGGCCATAGAGATACTGAACCACCCTAAGATGAGAGGAATGGGCATTCGTCGAATGACCATATCCACCGCCGGAGTGGCCCCGGGAATACTGGCTCTCGCCGAGTCGGGACTGGACGTAGGGCTTTCTGTGTCCATACACGCCCCTAACGACGAGATTCGCTCCAGGCTTATGCCGGTTAACGACCGTTACCCTATGGGCCAGGTGATAGACGCCTTGAAGGTCTATCAGAAAAAGACCGGTTCTCGGATCACCGTGGAGTACGTCATGCTCAAGAAGGTAAACGACGAGACCGAGCACGCCTACGAGCTGGCCGCCCTTCTGTCAGACCTGGACGTCTACGTCAACCTGATCCCCTATAACCCGGTGATCGAACGTTACAGCCGACCTTCCGCCAGCAGGGTAGCCCCTTTTGCCGCCATACTCCGCAAGCTGGGTCTCGAGGTGGACGTCCGAAAGGAAAAGGGAGCCGATATAGACGCCGCCTGCGGACAGCTGAGAGGCAGGAGCGAATAA
- a CDS encoding ribonuclease HI family protein → MAYRGYFDGGSRGNPGVAGAGAVLFDPSGRKVWEGAKPLGRCTNNEAEYMAASLALAEALRLGVSELELSGDSNLVIQQLSGAWKIKEPRLQVLATDFKRMASGISLKFTWVPRSDNSDADRMANLAMDGQSVDRSFDGQVNAEGVPSERVCPVVLEFVVLSQGEERYSVDLIRKRCSCDDFAKKGDCPHLAFCLGLGLKTR, encoded by the coding sequence ATGGCCTACCGGGGGTATTTCGACGGAGGATCCAGGGGAAACCCCGGGGTGGCCGGTGCAGGGGCGGTTCTTTTCGATCCCTCCGGTCGAAAGGTCTGGGAGGGCGCCAAGCCCTTGGGCCGGTGTACCAACAACGAGGCGGAGTATATGGCCGCCTCGTTGGCCCTGGCGGAGGCGTTGCGGCTAGGTGTCTCGGAGCTGGAGCTTTCCGGAGACAGCAATCTGGTCATACAGCAGCTCTCCGGGGCGTGGAAGATAAAGGAGCCTAGGCTCCAGGTTTTAGCGACCGATTTCAAGAGGATGGCCTCGGGTATCTCCCTAAAGTTCACCTGGGTGCCTAGGTCGGATAACTCCGACGCCGACAGGATGGCCAACCTGGCTATGGACGGCCAGTCCGTAGATAGGTCTTTTGACGGTCAGGTTAATGCTGAGGGGGTCCCTTCGGAGCGGGTTTGCCCGGTGGTTCTGGAGTTCGTGGTGCTGTCTCAAGGGGAGGAGCGGTACTCGGTGGACCTGATCAGAAAACGGTGCAGCTGCGACGACTTCGCGAAAAAAGGCGACTGTCCCCATCTCGCCTTCTGTCTCGGTCTTGGTCTGAAAACCCGGTAA